The nucleotide window CGAATTCCGTCCAGCCGAAGCTGTTGACCGCCACATAGCCGCCCGAAGTCAGTCTTGCGTCGATCGGAGATTGTTCGAGGCCGATTGGATCAAGGCCGTAGCTGGACAGCAGCAATTGGCCGGCGAGTGTCACAATATTGTCGCGTCCGCGACGATCGTTCAGTGCGAATGTCAGTTGAAACAGGCCCGCCAGGGGGCCCAGTGAGTCCGCGTTCACGAACGATGCGACCGTCGGGCCGAAGGGCGGCGCATAGGCCACGGAGCCCGTGGAAATCTCCCACGAACGCGTCTCAAGCTGTGGGCCATTGTACTCGGTCTGATAGGTCAGGTTGTTGACGATTGTGCCGTGAATATCGGCGGTCACGAACACGACATTGGCCAGACTGTGATCGACGATGAACCGAAGGATTTCCGCGCGCTCGGCCGCGTAGCCTTCAAAGCGGTCGGAGGCCTGCGACGGACCGAGGTTCTGAATTGGTTCCGGGACGATTACGATTTTCCATGTCACACCCGCGGCATCAGCGGAAAGCAGGTCATCCTTCAGTTGGTCGATCTGTGCCCGGCCGAGCATCGTGCGGTCGGGGTCAAACGACTGCATGAGAAAGGCGTCGATGTTTGCCTGCGGTGCGACGGCGCCGATTGCCTCAAGCGGCTCATCACGAAACGATCGGGTATCGAGCAGAAAGAATGCGGCGTCGCGCCCGTATGTCCGCTGGCGATAAAGCCTTCGCTTGTTGGCTGTACGCCGGTCGTTTGTCTCGCCGTAATACTCCTCGCGCACGGGATTGAATTCGTGAAATGCCTGTAGACCTCGGTTGAAGAAGTCCGTCTCGTTGATGAACTCGCCGGTCTCTCCGGCGAATCGGGCGTCCGAGTCCGGCGAAGCGCCGCCCGCGAAATCATTGGTCACCTCATGATCGTCGATCATCGCCAGAATGGCTGTCGAGCCGCGCAGCGCCGCCAGCGTGTTCAGGCCATATCGCGAGGAATAGACCTCGTTGTGTTTCATCCGGAATTCCCCGAGCGTCCTCGCCTGCGGCGCAG belongs to Phycisphaerae bacterium and includes:
- a CDS encoding alkaline phosphatase D family protein, translating into MSKHSEAAITRRNSSSRRNARRFTVGAALLLAGAAVALLPANVSADALPNGVAAGDVTGTTAILWARATTAGDVRFEYSLNEQFAPIAGTRLAMAVDPAVPVKVEITDLLPGTLYYYRVTDASEATSAGRFRTPAADGHHGLRFGVSGDWRGDLAPYPSVRNVPDRDLDLFVALGDTIYADVSSPDVPAPQARTLGEFRMKHNEVYSSRYGLNTLAALRGSTAILAMIDDHEVTNDFAGGASPDSDARFAGETGEFINETDFFNRGLQAFHEFNPVREEYYGETNDRRTANKRRLYRQRTYGRDAAFFLLDTRSFRDEPLEAIGAVAPQANIDAFLMQSFDPDRTMLGRAQIDQLKDDLLSADAAGVTWKIVIVPEPIQNLGPSQASDRFEGYAAERAEILRFIVDHSLANVVFVTADIHGTIVNNLTYQTEYNGPQLETRSWEISTGSVAYAPPFGPTVASFVNADSLGPLAGLFQLTFALNDRRGRDNIVTLAGQLLLSSYGLDPIGLEQSPIDARLTSGGYVAVNSFGWTEFEIDAQTQCLAVTTWGIDWYDRDAIADDSLLFWPVSSGGTSRRASVLARRPEIVSQFVVRTDGSDQPVCPIPSASSDTLFGACGCGIHFCFSTLIALSVGGAGAARRPDRRPRRRSRRNN